The following are encoded in a window of Thermodesulfobacterium geofontis OPF15 genomic DNA:
- a CDS encoding DUF370 domain-containing protein: MGTPFKLLNIGFGNFVVANRIIAIVNPNSAPMKRLKEESKEAKHLIDATQGRKTRSIIITDSNHVILSAIQTETVAQRFMSDTLEKLEKDAEE, from the coding sequence ATGGGGACTCCGTTTAAATTACTTAATATTGGGTTTGGAAATTTCGTAGTAGCTAATAGGATTATCGCTATTGTTAATCCAAATTCAGCACCCATGAAAAGACTTAAAGAGGAATCAAAAGAGGCTAAACATCTTATTGATGCTACTCAAGGTCGCAAAACAAGATCTATAATAATTACTGATAGTAATCATGTTATTCTTTCTGCTATTCAGACCGAAACAGTGGCTCAAAGGTTTATGAGTGATACATTAGAAAAATTAGAAAAGGATGCAGAAGAATAA
- the gmk gene encoding guanylate kinase: protein MQKNKFLIIVVTGPSGAGKTSLLKYLPPEEFYISVSHTTRPPRKDEINGKDYYFINKEKFLEMIKNGEFLEWVEVFGTYYGTAKSEIEKAFSQNKHLILDVEVIGATRMKSYFGNSAVFIFILPPSIEEIEKRLKKRGTEDENKIKERIQRAKEEIKFAGWFDYIIVNDDLEKAKDNFFSIIKAELCRPFRNNNWQNILKSLIYE, encoded by the coding sequence ATGCAGAAGAATAAATTTTTAATAATTGTTGTTACAGGTCCTTCAGGAGCAGGTAAAACCTCCCTTCTTAAATATTTACCTCCTGAAGAATTTTATATTTCTGTTTCTCACACAACTCGTCCGCCTCGTAAAGATGAAATAAATGGAAAAGATTATTATTTTATAAATAAAGAAAAGTTTTTAGAAATGATTAAAAATGGAGAATTTTTGGAATGGGTAGAAGTTTTTGGTACCTACTATGGGACTGCTAAAAGCGAAATAGAAAAGGCTTTTTCTCAAAACAAACATCTGATTTTAGATGTAGAGGTAATTGGAGCAACTCGTATGAAATCCTATTTTGGTAATTCTGCAGTTTTTATATTTATTCTTCCTCCAAGTATAGAAGAAATAGAAAAAAGACTTAAAAAAAGAGGGACAGAAGATGAAAATAAAATAAAGGAGCGTATTCAAAGGGCGAAAGAAGAAATTAAATTTGCAGGCTGGTTTGATTATATCATAGTTAATGACGATTTGGAAAAAGCAAAGGATAATTTTTTTTCAATTATTAAAGCCGAACTTTGTAGACCCTTTAGAAATAACAATTGGCAAAATATTTTAAAATCATTAATTTATGAGTAA
- a CDS encoding phosphatidylserine decarboxylase: protein MIHKEGIPWVLYPLFFSTTALIFKKKKLAAAGLMLSTLNAYFFRDPKREPVLNPELIISPADGKIVLCKIEEKKDWYPGTLWRIGIFMRLWDVHINKSPVTGKILKMSYFKEENREKQIYLIEREDGCPFWVIQIGGLIARRIKSFVLPGDDVVTGDPIGIIKFGSRVELYFPLEGTEIYVKEGHKVFAGETVLGRIPLKT from the coding sequence ATGATTCACAAAGAAGGGATTCCCTGGGTACTATATCCTCTTTTTTTCTCAACAACTGCTTTAATTTTTAAAAAGAAAAAATTAGCAGCTGCAGGTTTGATGTTAAGCACCTTAAACGCTTATTTTTTTAGAGATCCCAAAAGGGAACCTGTATTAAATCCTGAATTGATCATTTCCCCTGCCGATGGAAAGATAGTTCTTTGTAAAATAGAAGAAAAAAAAGATTGGTATCCGGGAACACTCTGGAGGATAGGTATTTTTATGAGATTATGGGATGTGCACATCAATAAAAGCCCAGTTACAGGAAAAATTTTGAAAATGAGTTATTTCAAAGAAGAAAACAGAGAAAAACAAATTTATCTTATTGAAAGAGAAGATGGATGTCCTTTCTGGGTAATTCAGATAGGAGGACTTATAGCAAGAAGAATAAAGAGTTTTGTTCTTCCCGGAGATGACGTAGTTACAGGAGATCCGATAGGAATAATAAAATTTGGTTCAAGAGTTGAACTTTATTTTCCATTAGAGGGAACTGAGATTTACGTTAAAGAAGGACATAAAGTTTTTGCTGGTGAAACTGTTCTTGGAAGAATTCCTTTAAAGACTTAA
- the pssA gene encoding CDP-diacylglycerol--serine O-phosphatidyltransferase, with protein MTYLLPHIFTTLNIFFGFYAIVKVIDGDFFKASLGIFLAIFFDIFDGRIARLFKIQSRFGLEYDSLCDLVSFGIAPALLIYQFSLKGFNKIGWSASFLYATCVALRLARFNVKNLFKKSYFEGLPSPAGAGILASSVLFLLKTDIDPIYKTYGLLILTYLVAYLLVSPIQYPSFKEFKIKKAQAFYFLVFFILGLTIIASNPSFYLFIIFSFYLLLGPFLFFKNNRKNFFKNFTKKGTFKS; from the coding sequence ATGACCTATCTTCTTCCTCATATATTTACCACCCTAAATATCTTTTTTGGATTTTATGCTATTGTTAAAGTTATAGATGGAGATTTTTTTAAAGCAAGTTTGGGAATATTTTTAGCTATATTTTTTGATATTTTTGATGGAAGAATAGCAAGACTTTTTAAAATTCAAAGTAGATTTGGATTAGAGTATGATTCTTTGTGTGATCTTGTATCTTTTGGAATTGCCCCAGCTTTATTAATTTATCAATTTTCTTTAAAAGGTTTCAACAAAATTGGTTGGTCAGCAAGTTTTTTATATGCTACTTGTGTAGCTTTAAGATTAGCAAGGTTTAATGTAAAGAATCTTTTTAAAAAGAGTTATTTTGAAGGATTACCCTCTCCAGCAGGAGCTGGAATTTTAGCTTCCTCTGTTCTTTTTCTTTTAAAAACTGACATTGATCCTATTTACAAAACCTATGGGTTGCTAATTTTAACTTACCTTGTAGCTTATTTATTAGTTTCTCCTATTCAATATCCCAGTTTTAAAGAATTTAAAATAAAGAAAGCACAAGCTTTTTACTTCTTAGTGTTTTTTATTCTTGGATTAACAATAATTGCTTCTAACCCATCCTTTTATTTGTTTATAATATTTAGTTTTTATTTGCTTTTGGGTCCCTTTTTATTTTTTAAAAATAATCGTAAAAATTTTTTTAAAAACTTTACCAAGAAGGGCACTTTCAAGAGTTGA
- the rlmB gene encoding 23S rRNA (guanosine(2251)-2'-O)-methyltransferase RlmB yields MSKAIYGVNAVLEALNSHPELIEEIWLNKTTLSGKKYQILEKAKKFGIPLKLISKPDFRPPKISPNTNTQGVVAYISEFIYADLEDIVKNWENKKENPLVIMLDEVEDPQNVGSIIRTADAGGVHGIVIPKLRACDINETVIKVSSGSVFNIPIAKVNNLKHAISFFKEKNLWIIGLTHKSDISIYELDLKKPLVFIVGNEGRGIRKTILEKCDFLAKIPMRGKIESLNVSIATAIAIFETLRQRFYT; encoded by the coding sequence ATGAGTAAAGCCATTTATGGAGTTAATGCAGTCTTAGAAGCCTTAAATTCTCATCCAGAACTTATTGAAGAAATTTGGTTAAATAAGACAACTCTTTCAGGTAAAAAATATCAAATACTTGAAAAAGCTAAAAAATTTGGGATTCCATTAAAATTAATTTCCAAACCAGATTTCAGACCCCCTAAAATTTCACCTAATACGAATACCCAAGGTGTGGTAGCATACATAAGTGAGTTTATATACGCAGATTTAGAAGATATTGTAAAAAATTGGGAAAATAAAAAGGAAAATCCTTTAGTTATTATGCTTGATGAAGTAGAGGATCCTCAAAATGTAGGCTCTATTATAAGAACTGCTGATGCAGGAGGTGTTCACGGGATAGTAATACCTAAATTAAGAGCCTGTGATATAAATGAGACTGTAATTAAAGTTTCCTCTGGTTCTGTATTTAATATACCTATAGCAAAGGTAAATAACCTTAAACATGCTATATCCTTTTTTAAAGAAAAAAATCTTTGGATAATTGGACTTACTCACAAATCTGATATTTCTATATATGAATTAGATTTAAAAAAACCTTTGGTTTTTATTGTAGGAAATGAAGGGAGAGGTATAAGAAAAACTATCTTAGAAAAATGTGATTTTTTAGCTAAAATTCCTATGAGAGGGAAAATAGAAAGTTTAAATGTTTCTATTGCTACAGCTATTGCAATTTTTGAAACTTTAAGGCAAAGATTTTATACTTAA